In Saprospiraceae bacterium, a genomic segment contains:
- a CDS encoding T9SS type A sorting domain-containing protein: MKQLLLTLYFLLPLVLCAQVVNITDADLEGNKVYNWTKNNTYILDGLVFLETGGVLNIEAGTVVKFTDRADVGNPSALVITRGAKIYAEGTADAPIIFTAIADDVNNPTDLGPTDNALWGGIVILGKGITQKSGNSEVNIEGISLAETRGQYGGTDNNDDSGVMRYVSIRHGGRQIISGNELNGLSLGAVGSKTVLEYIEIYANSDDGIEFFGGAPNVKYAVVAFAEDDSYDWDEVFVGKGQFWFSIQRSDIADAGGELDGTTPDDLTPYSNPTVYNWTHIGAGPGAAASNPVGWLLRAGTGGTIANSIVTEMKNKAIEVQDRASGVNDAYSKLGTGELKIQNNLFWRNGSNTSLDGTSTGIIRITSGAEDATAAALITHLTNNVNEINDPGIMNISRIQDETLDPRPLRSGAAYNTSMATYPNDAFFTQVNYKGAFGSNADNLWIQGWTALDQNNHLKDLSTSGTTINITDADLEGNKVYNWTKNNTYILDGLVFLETGGVLNIEAGTVVKFTDRADVGNPSALVITRGAKIYAEGTADAPIIFTAIADDVNNPTDLGPTDNALWGGIVILGKGITQKSGNAEVNIEGISLAETRGQYGGTDNNDDSGVMRYVTIRHGGRQIISGNELNGLSLGAVGSKTVLEYIEIYANSDDGIEFFGGAPNVKYAVVAFAEDDSYDWDEVYVGKGQFWFSIQRPDIADAGGELDGTTPDDLTPFSSPAIYNWTHIGAGPGAAASNPVGWLFRAGTAGTVANSIVTEMKNKAIEVQDRAAGVNDAYSKLGTGELKIQNNLFWKNGSNTTLDGSATGIIRITSGAEDATAAALIAHLTNNQNSINDPGIRSISRIQDGKLDPRPLANGAAYNTPLAVAPMDGFYTMCNFKGAFPADAGRNWIHTWTTLDRNGHLSADISTGNEDEINPTLAQFDIYPNTVSKGREVTIATDVDEKIRIEIYTINGQFIQLIPADAVKQSLNFLERGLYIIKFKTESGKIAVRKLIVE; this comes from the coding sequence ATGAAACAACTATTACTTACACTCTATTTTTTATTGCCGCTTGTTCTCTGTGCGCAGGTGGTAAACATTACGGATGCAGATCTTGAAGGAAACAAAGTTTACAACTGGACAAAAAACAATACCTACATTTTAGATGGTTTGGTATTTTTGGAAACAGGAGGCGTATTAAATATCGAAGCCGGAACTGTCGTAAAATTCACGGATCGCGCAGATGTTGGAAATCCATCCGCATTAGTGATCACCAGAGGGGCAAAAATTTATGCAGAAGGAACTGCAGATGCACCTATCATTTTTACAGCCATTGCAGATGATGTAAATAATCCAACAGATTTAGGTCCGACAGATAATGCATTATGGGGTGGAATTGTAATTCTTGGAAAAGGGATTACACAAAAAAGTGGAAATTCTGAAGTCAATATAGAAGGAATCAGTTTAGCAGAAACCCGTGGACAATACGGCGGAACAGACAATAACGATGATTCAGGAGTCATGAGATATGTCTCAATACGCCATGGTGGCCGTCAGATCATATCCGGAAACGAATTGAACGGATTGAGTTTGGGAGCAGTAGGAAGTAAGACCGTTTTAGAGTACATTGAAATATATGCAAATTCAGATGATGGAATTGAATTTTTCGGAGGAGCACCAAATGTAAAATATGCAGTTGTAGCATTTGCAGAAGATGACAGTTATGATTGGGATGAGGTATTTGTAGGAAAAGGACAATTCTGGTTTTCGATTCAGAGATCAGACATCGCGGATGCAGGTGGGGAGTTGGACGGAACAACGCCGGATGATTTAACTCCATATTCAAATCCAACCGTATACAACTGGACGCATATCGGAGCTGGTCCCGGAGCAGCAGCATCTAATCCGGTGGGTTGGTTGTTGAGAGCTGGTACTGGAGGAACGATAGCGAATTCTATTGTAACTGAAATGAAAAACAAAGCGATCGAAGTACAGGATCGCGCATCAGGAGTAAATGATGCTTACAGCAAATTGGGAACTGGTGAATTAAAAATTCAGAACAATTTATTCTGGAGAAACGGAAGCAACACATCTTTAGATGGAACATCTACAGGAATCATTAGAATTACCAGTGGTGCAGAAGATGCAACTGCTGCTGCACTGATCACACATCTTACCAATAATGTAAATGAGATTAATGATCCGGGCATCATGAATATCAGCAGAATTCAGGATGAAACACTGGATCCTAGACCCTTAAGAAGTGGTGCAGCATATAATACATCAATGGCAACATATCCAAATGACGCATTTTTTACTCAGGTAAACTACAAAGGCGCATTTGGTTCAAATGCTGACAATTTATGGATTCAAGGCTGGACAGCACTGGATCAAAATAATCATTTAAAAGATTTATCAACTTCAGGAACAACCATAAACATTACGGATGCAGATCTTGAAGGAAACAAAGTTTACAACTGGACAAAAAACAATACCTACATTTTAGATGGTTTGGTATTTTTGGAAACAGGAGGCGTATTAAATATCGAAGCCGGAACTGTTGTAAAATTCACGGATCGTGCAGATGTTGGAAATCCATCCGCATTAGTGATCACCAGAGGGGCAAAAATTTATGCAGAAGGAACTGCAGATGCACCTATCATTTTTACAGCCATTGCAGATGATGTAAATAATCCAACAGATTTAGGTCCGACAGATAATGCATTATGGGGTGGAATTGTAATTCTTGGAAAAGGAATTACACAAAAAAGCGGAAACGCAGAAGTCAATATAGAAGGAATCAGTTTAGCTGAAACCCGCGGTCAATACGGCGGAACCGACAATAATGATGACTCAGGAGTCATGAGATATGTGACCATTCGACATGGTGGTCGTCAAATCATCTCCGGAAATGAATTGAACGGTTTGAGCTTAGGAGCGGTAGGGAGCAAAACAGTTTTAGAATACATTGAAATATATGCAAATTCAGATGATGGAATTGAATTTTTTGGAGGAGCCCCAAATGTAAAATATGCAGTCGTTGCATTTGCTGAAGATGACAGTTACGATTGGGATGAAGTATATGTAGGAAAAGGACAATTTTGGTTTTCAATTCAGAGACCAGACATCGCAGATGCGGGTGGTGAATTGGATGGTACTACTCCTGATGATTTAACTCCATTTTCTAGCCCAGCTATTTACAACTGGACACATATCGGAGCAGGTCCTGGAGCTGCCGCATCTAATCCTGTGGGTTGGTTGTTTAGAGCGGGAACTGCAGGTACTGTAGCCAACTCCATTGTAACGGAGATGAAAAACAAAGCGATCGAAGTACAGGATCGCGCAGCAGGCGTGAATGATGCATATAGCAAATTGGGAACCGGCGAATTAAAAATTCAGAACAATTTATTCTGGAAAAACGGAAGCAACACAACATTGGATGGAAGTGCTACAGGAATCATCAGAATAACCAGCGGAGCAGAAGATGCAACAGCTGCCGCATTGATAGCACATCTTACCAATAATCAAAACAGTATCAATGATCCGGGTATACGCAGCATCAGTCGTATTCAGGATGGCAAATTGGACCCACGTCCTTTAGCAAATGGGGCTGCGTATAATACACCATTAGCTGTAGCGCCTATGGACGGATTTTATACGATGTGTAATTTTAAAGGAGCTTTTCCTGCAGATGCGGGAAGAAACTGGATCCATACATGGACAACGCTGGATAGAAATGGGCATTTAAGTGCTGATATTTCAACAGGAAATGAGGATGAAATAAATCCAACATTAGCGCAATTTGATATTTATCCTAATACTGTATCAAAGGGAAGAGAAGTTACCATTGCTACAGATGTTGATGAAAAAATCAGAATAGAAATATATACGATCAACGGACAATTCATTCAATTGATTCCTGCGGATGCGGTTAAGCAATCTTTGAATTTTTTGGAGAGAGGATTATACATTATAAAGTTTAAAACCGAAAGCGGAAAAATCGCAGTCAGGAAACTGATTGTCGAGTAA
- a CDS encoding carboxypeptidase-like regulatory domain-containing protein gives MKILSLLFVFISFQLAGQNGILSGNITDKTTGETVIGATVVIHKGDQQVTGTTTDFDGKYHLNLAPGIYDVVVSYLSYGKQTITGLEIVRGKTNLLDITLEEETAELTEVVVTANVVKNTEAAVIALQRKAFAIQDGVSSQQISRTGSSNAADAMRQSTGAVIESGKFIVMRGLGDRYSLSQLNGITLPSTDPYRNSTSLDLIPAQMIDNIVTIKTFTPDLPGNFSGGLININTKTIPDNFNLAFSISSEYNTQSSFIDNFNTHPTRGKTDWLGFEDGTRDHPELLLDPNVRDPLSSSTSLQARDPNPSKDGVRSIFDRTSKALSNEFVPEAQKTKQNLGFNFSVGDRIKFLGKDLGYTLALNYSSNYSHYDGGAVSTYVNNNTENLFPYQSLTESKSVYNPALGGLFNLAYKFSENHVINGNVIFNNDAEIISRSQSGEYLGQVSNSLAEFNTSSLEFIQRQVTTYQLGGKHVFANLGNSSIDWMAGTSNAFQKEPDLRYFAYTVVEEEGEREYYINNSEIAYPYHFFRNLNDQLSQAKVDISIPFLTGGNPGSSNKIKFGGYFSSLKRDFSEYRYQLNNSGTSSDRSFTSYDGDFEGFFNYDNFGIVDTTFNPNGSVQRYVTGLHYVNQINARNFYSGDQEIAAAYLMAVYNVHPKVKLIGGARVETTNLSVKSQEPTVPEGKIDQTDILYSLNAIYSISEKSNLRAAVSQTLARPNMRELAPFIQFDTKNGFFHVGNPELKRSLIKNYDLRYEYYPMPGELIAVSGFYKKFNDPIIRQFNPRATIPELSFVNVDEATVYGVELEFRKSLNFISNRLNNFYLSTNLALVHSVYDIPSSEVENSKNIDPSYDATTRPFQGQAPYVVNAIISYINPEKGWESSISFNVSGKKLYNISLFATPDVYEQAFPLLNFKISKRIADNYQLGFTARNILNTISKKTQNFKNNEYIAESNKLGTGLSLSLSYLIK, from the coding sequence ATGAAAATCTTAAGTCTATTATTTGTTTTTATTTCTTTTCAGTTGGCAGGCCAAAACGGAATTTTGAGTGGTAATATCACTGACAAAACAACCGGTGAAACGGTTATCGGTGCTACTGTTGTGATTCATAAGGGCGACCAGCAAGTTACTGGAACAACTACCGATTTTGATGGAAAATATCATCTGAACTTGGCTCCCGGAATTTACGATGTTGTCGTAAGTTATCTTTCTTATGGAAAGCAAACCATTACAGGTTTGGAAATTGTTCGAGGAAAAACAAATTTACTGGATATTACCTTAGAAGAAGAAACCGCCGAATTGACAGAAGTAGTAGTGACTGCAAATGTGGTTAAAAATACCGAAGCAGCTGTTATTGCTTTGCAACGCAAAGCATTTGCAATTCAGGATGGAGTTTCTTCTCAGCAGATCAGCCGAACAGGTAGCTCAAACGCTGCTGACGCGATGAGACAATCTACAGGTGCGGTTATAGAAAGCGGGAAATTTATTGTCATGAGAGGATTGGGTGATCGTTATTCTCTTTCTCAACTGAACGGAATTACCTTACCAAGTACGGATCCTTACCGCAACAGTACAAGTTTGGATTTGATTCCGGCTCAAATGATCGATAATATTGTTACCATTAAAACTTTTACACCGGACTTGCCGGGAAATTTCTCCGGAGGTTTGATCAATATCAATACCAAAACAATACCTGATAATTTTAATTTGGCATTTTCGATAAGTTCTGAATATAACACTCAATCTTCTTTTATTGATAATTTTAATACACACCCTACAAGGGGTAAAACAGATTGGCTCGGATTTGAAGATGGTACACGCGATCATCCTGAATTACTCCTGGATCCAAATGTTCGCGATCCATTATCATCAAGTACTTCTCTGCAGGCAAGAGACCCCAATCCGTCAAAGGATGGTGTGCGATCTATTTTTGATCGGACATCTAAAGCATTAAGTAATGAGTTTGTTCCTGAAGCACAAAAAACCAAGCAAAATTTGGGTTTCAATTTTTCAGTTGGAGATAGGATTAAGTTTTTAGGAAAAGATCTTGGTTATACACTTGCATTAAATTACTCATCCAATTACAGTCATTATGATGGCGGTGCAGTATCGACATATGTGAATAACAATACTGAAAATTTGTTTCCGTACCAATCGCTTACAGAAAGTAAAAGTGTATACAATCCGGCGTTGGGAGGATTATTTAATTTGGCTTATAAATTCTCTGAGAATCACGTGATCAACGGAAATGTCATATTTAACAATGACGCTGAAATTATAAGCCGGAGCCAATCAGGTGAGTATTTAGGCCAGGTCTCGAATAGTTTGGCAGAATTTAATACAAGTTCTTTAGAATTCATCCAAAGACAAGTTACTACTTACCAATTGGGAGGCAAACATGTATTTGCAAATCTTGGCAACTCAAGTATTGATTGGATGGCGGGAACCTCCAATGCATTCCAGAAAGAACCCGATCTTCGTTATTTTGCTTATACAGTTGTTGAAGAGGAAGGAGAAAGAGAATACTATATCAATAATTCAGAAATAGCTTATCCTTATCATTTTTTTAGGAATTTAAATGATCAGTTATCACAGGCAAAAGTTGATATTTCCATACCATTTCTAACAGGAGGCAATCCGGGTAGTTCGAACAAAATAAAGTTTGGCGGATACTTCAGTTCACTCAAACGCGATTTCAGTGAGTACCGTTACCAATTAAATAATTCAGGTACTTCTTCCGATCGCAGCTTCACCTCATATGATGGTGATTTCGAAGGTTTTTTTAATTACGATAATTTTGGCATTGTAGATACGACTTTTAATCCAAATGGAAGTGTCCAAAGATACGTAACCGGTTTACATTATGTAAATCAGATCAATGCACGCAATTTTTATAGCGGTGATCAGGAAATTGCAGCGGCTTATTTAATGGCTGTGTATAATGTACATCCGAAAGTTAAACTCATTGGAGGAGCCAGAGTCGAAACTACAAATTTGAGTGTTAAAAGCCAGGAACCAACTGTACCGGAAGGTAAGATTGATCAAACAGATATATTGTATTCATTAAATGCAATTTATTCTATTTCTGAAAAATCTAATTTGAGAGCAGCGGTTTCACAGACATTAGCCAGACCAAACATGAGAGAGTTGGCACCATTTATTCAATTTGATACCAAAAATGGTTTTTTCCACGTAGGAAACCCGGAGCTGAAAAGATCTTTGATTAAAAATTATGACCTGCGATATGAGTATTACCCAATGCCCGGAGAATTAATTGCTGTAAGTGGTTTTTACAAAAAATTCAACGACCCAATCATTCGTCAGTTTAACCCACGCGCAACAATTCCCGAATTATCATTTGTCAATGTAGATGAAGCAACCGTTTATGGAGTAGAATTAGAGTTTAGGAAAAGTTTAAATTTTATCTCGAATCGATTGAATAATTTTTATTTGAGTACAAATTTGGCTTTGGTCCATTCTGTATATGATATTCCAAGCAGTGAAGTGGAAAATTCAAAAAACATTGACCCCAGCTATGATGCTACAACGAGGCCTTTTCAGGGTCAGGCACCTTACGTAGTAAATGCAATCATCTCCTATATCAATCCTGAAAAAGGATGGGAATCTTCTATTTCTTTTAATGTAAGTGGAAAAAAATTATACAATATTTCATTGTTTGCGACTCCGGATGTTTATGAGCAGGCATTTCCATTGCTTAATTTTAAGATTTCAAAGAGAATTGCAGATAACTATCAATTGGGATTTACTGCCAGGAATATATTAAATACGATCAGCAAGAAAACGCAAAATTTTAAAAACAATGAATACATTGCGGAATCCAATAAATTGGGTACAGGATTGAGTTTAAGTTTGTCTTATCTCATTAAGTAG
- a CDS encoding transposase — protein sequence MESKNKQKLSLKVQRVFSVEIRRKTVRDVERGKCTILQASNELGVSQGSIYKWINQYSLYLKQSKRMVVEDKSEAYRSKELENKLKEVEAMLGRKQMEIEFLNKMIEIANEEFKIDIKQSVKKRLSNGIESTKE from the coding sequence ATGGAATCCAAAAATAAGCAAAAATTAAGCCTAAAAGTGCAACGTGTTTTTAGTGTAGAGATACGCCGCAAGACAGTTCGAGATGTAGAACGAGGCAAATGCACAATTCTTCAAGCATCCAATGAGTTAGGAGTGAGCCAGGGCAGTATATACAAATGGATTAACCAATATAGCTTATATTTAAAGCAAAGTAAGCGCATGGTAGTCGAAGATAAAAGTGAGGCATATCGTAGTAAAGAATTGGAGAATAAATTGAAGGAAGTTGAAGCTATGTTGGGTCGTAAGCAAATGGAAATTGAGTTTTTAAATAAGATGATTGAAATTGCGAATGAAGAATTCAAAATTGATATTAAGCAATCTGTAAAAAAAAGACTTTCGAATGGTATCGAATCAACAAAGGAATAA
- a CDS encoding IS3 family transposase yields MCKKKTFEWYRINKGIKHRYKLKEISELAGISKQALWKSRIKNAKQDKFIKSVVDQLNEIRKIHKVMGCRKMYYKEENQWPVGRDKVIEIANANGFKMRKKRSIVRTTWSQAVEVYPNLIEGMQLNGPNQVWQSDIFYFKAGQINDYGVTIEDVYTRILKALHMSQSLAARHTVIALQNAIKSTSNKEEIIGCIFHSDRGSQYISKELKELIRESKMNPSMCLNPQENAYVERIQGTIKNEYLNEYEITSKNIMQMSNKIKFWYNEQRPHKSLGMLTPKNFENLIKNLTEKTGLK; encoded by the coding sequence ATCTGTAAAAAAAAGACTTTCGAATGGTATCGAATCAACAAAGGAATAAAACATAGATATAAACTGAAGGAAATTAGTGAACTGGCCGGAATAAGCAAACAGGCACTCTGGAAAAGCCGGATTAAAAATGCAAAACAAGACAAGTTCATAAAATCAGTAGTTGATCAACTAAACGAAATACGAAAAATACATAAAGTAATGGGTTGTAGAAAGATGTATTATAAAGAAGAAAATCAATGGCCAGTTGGAAGAGATAAGGTAATTGAAATAGCGAATGCCAATGGCTTTAAAATGCGTAAAAAACGCAGTATAGTTAGGACTACGTGGAGCCAGGCAGTAGAAGTCTATCCCAATTTAATCGAAGGAATGCAGCTCAATGGTCCTAACCAGGTATGGCAATCTGATATCTTTTATTTTAAGGCTGGGCAGATCAACGATTATGGAGTAACCATCGAAGATGTGTATACAAGAATATTGAAAGCGTTACATATGTCACAAAGCTTAGCAGCCAGGCATACAGTGATAGCTTTGCAAAATGCAATAAAATCCACATCAAATAAAGAAGAGATAATAGGTTGCATATTTCATTCAGACAGAGGCAGTCAATATATAAGTAAAGAATTAAAGGAATTAATTCGAGAAAGTAAAATGAATCCAAGTATGTGTCTAAATCCTCAAGAAAATGCCTATGTAGAAAGAATACAAGGAACAATAAAGAACGAATATTTGAATGAGTATGAAATAACCTCAAAAAATATCATGCAAATGAGTAATAAAATAAAATTCTGGTACAACGAACAAAGGCCACATAAAAGCTTAGGAATGTTAACACCTAAAAACTTTGAAAACCTTATTAAAAACTTGACAGAAAAGACAGGCCTAAAATGA
- a CDS encoding GNAT family N-acetyltransferase: protein MTKSNKINFTITKHDQKRIFIQSTHYNLILNNSDPIIIESLIQDILIPGAQDHKIIKYDYSVEDPVAKKLKTDDWIEWSNKAYNTHCKHIIHLYVLPTSASIHLRHWKKIAFVNQVENALMRRLKKTGFPILLLKMIPENRIENKFKITSLTKNASISNHSNQFELRCSHPIIKSEISGIESINELRRYIASRFKILESSKRESLIQILIDWIESKKPLVKIPETIDPLILEQEINNLSPEHILIENKQLIIAVAAFQEIPNLMLELGRLREITFRAHNEGTGKAIDLDSYDPFYKHLFAWDKTSRKILGAYRIGEGHKILPIIGRKGLYITSLFKIHASMDKFLLQCVELGRSFITPENQKSNLILFLLWKGLYYYILKNPNNKFIIGPVSISKDYSKMSRLLIMDFLSKYHAHPEYSKFFKPKKPYRFFKNNLSTEIIIRNFENDLHKFDKLISEIQANSVKIPVLLRQYLKQNAKVLAFNRDPQFQNVLDALIILELKNISEDFQSYFEKK, encoded by the coding sequence ATGACAAAATCAAATAAAATAAATTTTACAATCACCAAACACGATCAAAAAAGAATATTTATTCAAAGTACACATTACAACTTGATTCTAAATAATTCTGACCCAATCATTATAGAAAGCCTGATTCAGGATATATTGATTCCAGGGGCTCAGGACCATAAAATCATTAAATATGACTATTCCGTAGAAGACCCCGTTGCAAAAAAATTAAAAACAGATGATTGGATTGAATGGTCAAATAAGGCGTATAATACTCATTGCAAACACATCATCCATTTGTATGTACTCCCAACTTCCGCTTCCATTCATCTGCGACATTGGAAAAAAATAGCTTTTGTAAACCAAGTAGAAAATGCACTCATGCGGAGACTTAAAAAAACAGGTTTCCCTATCTTACTTCTAAAAATGATTCCCGAAAATCGCATAGAAAACAAATTTAAAATTACATCTTTAACAAAAAATGCATCGATTTCAAATCATTCAAATCAATTTGAACTTCGCTGCAGCCATCCTATAATCAAATCTGAAATTTCCGGTATCGAGTCAATCAATGAACTCAGGAGATATATAGCTTCCAGATTTAAGATTCTTGAATCTTCCAAAAGAGAAAGCCTAATCCAGATTTTAATAGATTGGATAGAATCAAAAAAGCCATTGGTCAAAATTCCGGAAACTATCGATCCATTAATTCTTGAACAGGAAATAAACAATCTTTCACCAGAGCATATTCTCATCGAAAATAAACAGCTAATAATAGCAGTTGCCGCTTTTCAGGAAATACCCAATCTCATGTTGGAATTGGGCAGGTTGAGAGAAATTACTTTCCGAGCGCATAACGAAGGCACAGGAAAAGCCATTGACCTGGATTCTTATGATCCATTTTATAAACATTTATTTGCCTGGGATAAAACATCAAGAAAAATATTGGGCGCATACAGAATTGGTGAGGGGCATAAAATTTTACCTATCATTGGCAGAAAAGGTCTTTACATTACAAGTTTGTTTAAAATACATGCTTCTATGGATAAATTTCTTTTGCAATGTGTTGAGTTAGGAAGATCTTTCATTACACCGGAAAATCAAAAGTCCAATCTAATCCTCTTCCTACTTTGGAAAGGTCTCTATTACTACATACTGAAAAATCCAAATAATAAATTCATAATTGGTCCTGTTAGTATCAGCAAAGATTATTCAAAAATGAGCAGGTTACTGATCATGGATTTTCTTTCCAAATATCATGCACATCCGGAATATTCCAAATTTTTTAAACCCAAAAAACCTTACAGATTCTTTAAAAATAATTTATCCACAGAAATTATCATCCGTAATTTTGAAAACGATCTGCATAAATTTGATAAACTCATTTCAGAGATTCAGGCCAATTCTGTCAAAATCCCGGTTCTCTTAAGGCAATACCTTAAACAAAATGCAAAAGTCCTTGCTTTCAACCGAGACCCTCAATTTCAAAATGTCCTTGATGCACTCATCATTTTAGAGTTGAAAAATATCTCCGAAGATTTTCAATCGTATTTCGAGAAAAAATAA
- a CDS encoding alkaline phosphatase family protein — translation MKFVKGFFCFLSMFILSDVLAGSRKVLLIGIDGVRADALQRADMPTLDWLHRNGFGTFASWHQDITISGPSWSSILCGVYHDKHGVVNNKFRGKRYDRYPMLPIIAKSYEPGLKFGMYMEWDKLIKHSVGQQWDQILKGSIAGTDETAERSSEWLIETDLDFYFVYFGAADYVGHISGFSPHNPFYRWTLEGIDRGVNEVIHSLKRRKDYFNEDWLILLTTDHGGTLFSHGGLSPSERQVFWLAYSDRIQKNTLCGLDCGNINDISNPRISALQHHVPVQPDIATTALHHLLFASICKPSDLNCWNLDGVSWLDPMGLSNEKKPANEFAYHDLLINNCN, via the coding sequence ATGAAATTTGTAAAGGGTTTCTTTTGTTTTTTATCTATGTTTATTCTTTCGGATGTTTTGGCCGGCTCCAGAAAAGTATTATTAATTGGAATTGATGGGGTGCGTGCAGATGCTTTGCAACGAGCGGATATGCCTACTTTGGATTGGCTGCACCGCAATGGGTTCGGTACGTTTGCTTCCTGGCACCAGGACATTACTATTTCAGGTCCTTCCTGGAGCAGTATACTTTGTGGAGTTTATCATGATAAGCATGGGGTTGTGAATAATAAATTCAGGGGAAAAAGGTATGATCGTTATCCTATGCTTCCAATAATTGCAAAATCATATGAACCTGGTTTAAAATTTGGTATGTACATGGAATGGGATAAACTCATCAAACACTCTGTTGGACAGCAATGGGATCAAATTCTAAAAGGTTCTATAGCAGGTACGGATGAGACTGCTGAACGCTCATCTGAATGGCTAATAGAAACTGACCTTGATTTCTATTTTGTTTACTTTGGAGCTGCTGATTATGTAGGCCATATTTCTGGTTTTTCGCCGCACAATCCCTTTTACAGATGGACGCTTGAAGGAATTGATCGGGGTGTCAACGAGGTCATTCATAGTTTAAAGAGGCGAAAAGATTATTTTAATGAAGATTGGTTGATTTTATTAACTACAGATCATGGCGGTACTTTATTTAGCCATGGAGGATTGAGTCCAAGTGAGAGGCAAGTTTTTTGGTTGGCATATTCAGATCGGATTCAAAAGAATACATTGTGTGGTTTAGATTGTGGAAATATCAATGATATTTCCAATCCTAGGATTTCAGCTTTGCAACACCATGTTCCTGTACAACCTGATATTGCGACTACTGCATTACATCATTTATTGTTCGCATCGATTTGCAAACCTTCTGATTTGAATTGCTGGAATTTAGATGGAGTCTCATGGTTGGATCCCATGGGATTGAGCAATGAGAAAAAACCAGCCAATGAGTTTGCATATCATGACTTACTTATTAATAATTGTAATTAA
- a CDS encoding UDP-2,3-diacylglucosamine diphosphatase codes for MAVISDVHLGTFGCHAQELLNYLRSIQPEILIINGDFIDGWQFRRNYFPAQHIQVIYEIMRKAMEGTRVYYLAGNHDEFIRKFIPFFSGNIYFRDQLELELNGKKYLFFHGDVFDFSIQLSPLLAKLGGFGYDHLIRFNTMINKLRTRFGMARISFAHNVKCKIKKAIKFIQSFEEEAIAFAKSRKVDYVVCGHIHIPCIREVVEESYQLTYMNSGDWIENLTVLEYQDLNWSLYTYDETDFEFLNKKIVIKEKPAKAFHEVLQEQLLDLNIYEKAH; via the coding sequence ATCGCTGTTATTTCGGATGTGCATTTGGGTACATTTGGTTGCCATGCACAGGAACTGTTGAATTACCTAAGGTCTATCCAACCTGAAATATTGATTATTAACGGGGATTTCATTGATGGGTGGCAATTTAGAAGGAATTATTTTCCTGCTCAGCATATTCAGGTGATTTATGAAATTATGAGAAAAGCCATGGAGGGGACCCGGGTGTATTATTTAGCTGGAAACCATGATGAATTTATTCGAAAATTTATTCCTTTTTTTTCTGGTAATATTTATTTTAGGGACCAGTTGGAACTTGAATTAAACGGCAAAAAGTATTTGTTCTTTCATGGTGACGTTTTTGATTTTTCTATACAATTATCGCCCTTACTTGCAAAACTCGGAGGATTTGGATATGATCATTTGATTCGATTTAATACCATGATCAATAAACTAAGAACTCGTTTTGGAATGGCTAGAATTTCATTTGCCCACAATGTAAAGTGTAAAATTAAAAAGGCCATTAAATTTATTCAGAGTTTTGAAGAAGAGGCCATCGCCTTTGCAAAAAGCCGCAAAGTGGATTATGTAGTATGCGGGCATATCCACATACCCTGCATTAGAGAAGTAGTGGAAGAGTCTTACCAATTGACGTATATGAATTCTGGAGACTGGATCGAAAATTTAACTGTGCTTGAATACCAGGACCTCAATTGGTCTCTTTACACGTATGATGAAACGGATTTTGAATTTCTCAATAAGAAAATTGTGATCAAGGAGAAACCTGCAAAAGCTTTTCACGAAGTGCTGCAAGAGCAGCTCTTAGATCTGAATATTTATGAAAAAGCCCACTAA
- a CDS encoding winged helix-turn-helix transcriptional regulator, with translation MKLTVDSSRHLVIKDEFKIKDLTRREFQILWHMCLEPGRVFTREQLFRKIWGEEPKLMDRTVDVHIVQLRKKIDKAVIKSIKGVGYKVNLDKEQVDLIENI, from the coding sequence ATGAAATTAACAGTGGATAGCAGCCGACATCTGGTCATAAAAGATGAATTTAAAATAAAAGACCTGACCCGAAGGGAATTTCAAATCCTTTGGCATATGTGCCTGGAACCGGGCCGCGTCTTTACCAGGGAACAATTATTCAGAAAGATTTGGGGCGAAGAACCTAAACTGATGGATCGAACAGTTGATGTTCATATTGTGCAACTTCGTAAAAAAATTGATAAGGCGGTGATCAAGTCGATTAAAGGTGTAGGTTATAAAGTAAATCTTGATAAAGAACAGGTAGACCTTATAGAAAATATTTAA